The genomic region GTTAtgtcgcgcgtgtgtgtgtgtgtgtgtgtgtgtgtgtgtgcgtgcgcgcaaaAGAGAGAGATGCGTCGATTAGTAATAAGCtggatacaaatatataaattatgtgtagttggggattcattaaattaatatttcctcCCACTCCTTTTCTAATATGtaaattgaaatattatgttttgattttatgtCTGTTGTGGAATGGCCacctgcatttttgtttttttgtttgtttttgtttttttacatgttctaaataaacacaaaaagtgtgtgtgtgtgtgtgtgtgtgtgtgtgtgtgtgtgtgtgtgagagagagagagagagagagagagaggacaggggTGTGGATGTGTGCATTTTAGAATGACAGAGAATGTGAGTGTGTAATAGTGATAGCCTTGAATCACAAAACTCAAATTTAATTGTgtgtaatacactactttctattTCTTTCAGAAAATGCACTCAAAGATGACAGAGTGTCAAGGGCAACAGCACTGTGCAGGAAGCTGGTGGGACACTTTTCCCACAGTTGGAAGAAGAAGGCAGCACTGATGGAGGCACAGAGGGAGCTCAAACTCCCTGAGCACAACCTCATAACGGAGTGCCCAACAAGATGGGGATCTAAAGAAATGATGATTGCTAGAGTGCTTGAACAGGCCAAAGCCATTTCTCAGGTATTGTCTGGAGATCGATATGCACGCTCCCTCATCCCAACCTGGCAAGATATTGATGTGTTGGAGTCGATTCACAAGGCACTGCATCCTCTACTGGAATTTACTGATGCTCTTTCTGGAGAGGAGTATGTGAGCATCTCCTACCTCAAGCCAGTTCTTCACCTTTTTGCCACATCAGTCCTGGCTGAAGATGCTGAGGACACTGACCTGACTAAATCAATAAAAACCAAAGTCCTAGCATACCTCAATAATAAATATGGAGACCCAAACATCCAGGAGCTTTTGGATGTTGCCTGTTTCCTGGACCCTAGGTTCAAAATACAGTACATCAGTACTGACAACATCCCTGCTATCAAGACCCGACTGAAGACAGAGATGGTAGACTTAGCACAGCGTACATATCATCGGGTAAATGATAATTAtgtatttcacaaaaacacaatttttctgtAAAATCTAACTGGAAAACTAATGGCTGTTGTTTTTATCTAATAGGAGAAGAGGTCTCGTACTGAAACTGTTCAGATGCCTCAAAGTGCACAGCCCTTGGGGGAAAAGGCGAAGAGGTCTCTTGGCAGTTTTTTCAAGACCAGTGCAGCCTCTCCTTCTTTGCCTGTTGAAGATGTCGCAGAGGCAGAGTTAAACAATTACCTGATGACTCCTACCATTGATGGAGAAGATGATCCCTTGGCTTGGTGGAGGGTGCACAAGATCAGCTACCCACAGTTGTGCATCATGGCCCGCAAGTATCTTTGTGTACCTGCCACAAGCGCTCCCTCAGAGCGTCTTTTTAGCACAGGAGGGAATATTGTGACTTGCACTCGCTCATCCTTGAAGCCAGCAAAAGTCAATATTCTGGTTTTCTTAGCAAAAAACCTGTGAGCCACTGAGAACAAAACTGTTGGATCATTATAGCTGGCAGTGCCATACTCGTAGTGAACTTTAGTCTGTGTGGTGTGTTATTGTTGTGTACTTGATAAGTGAGGTTGATCTATTCCAAattataatattcaaatagtttttgtctaatttaaaagtgcatttctccatttttttatttataactttatttattttgattttactaaatattttcaaagCAAATGCTGTTGCAGTTGTGTGAAATGTTACTGACTTTGGAGCAgtaagataattattatttttaattatttttttcttcagactGTAAATTTTGCACACAGTGTTTACAAAGTGCGCATACCtttgtttaaattattgaaatgcaCAGTGGCAAAGCCATAGATGTTTCTGCAACGAGCAGttcaataaaaatgtcatttatttcaagtcatacatgttttaatttaattataacaaaTAGGCCCAGCCTATGGGAAAGAACATTTCACACTAAATGCatctaatattgtgttggtcatatttaaataattcattacgttttgttggggaaaaaagaggataaaaaaatctttacaaaacAAATCGCATATTAAATCGCAATCGCaatattggggaaaaaaatcgcaattagattATTTTCCCAAATCGTTCAGCCTTACTTTGCACCCCTTTGCCATAATGGCAGAAGAAACCATTATATGCCATTATAGGCAATGAAGCAGTGATGATCCATGTTATTCAGCATGATTTGAGAACGTCCTCAAGGACATTTGTGCTTCAGTCAAAGCAGGAACATCTGACCTTTAGTACAATGTAGTTCATATGGTCAATGTCACAAATCAGCGAGCTAGAAATAGTGCAGAGTCTGAAATATCTCTCATTTATTTTGGTATAATGTTTCTTTTGTAAGACAAACagctttgtttaaatattttgaatcttATTTGTTCGGCACAGAGGTCTTTTCCCCCTAATAGAATCATTAACACCAGAACTTGCAGAGTGTGACTCAgtaacctttatatatatatatatatatatatatatatatatatatatatatatatatatatatatatatatatatatattatgattattatactttttttttggcGATCTACTCCATCAGTCATGGTTTTCTGAAACCTTAGCAGACACATGATCAGGTTTGCCTTAATTAgacacagaaaacaaacacacattgtCAAAGTGTGGTTTCCTGCAGAGGTGTTACTTTGAGATGAGATATTTCCTTATGTTTGGAGCACAGAATAAGTCTAGAAAAAGAGCACACAGCAATAAATCTCATGTGCTTGGCTCCTTGACAACATTCCCCCCTGTTTTAACACATGCTCCATCCGAGCACCACCTGCATGATATTGCTGCAGAATCCATTCCACTGTCATCCTCTACCATCCGTTCTCTATAGAGCTCGACAGTGgcattcaaaaaatgaaaatccaATTCATTTCCACCTCAAGAATTAGATTATGCATAAAGCTTTCAGAACAGACTCCATGTGCTCAGAAGAGATGCTGTTTCTGTAGAAGCCATGTACACAAGTCAGAGTGCAATTGCATTATTAGGAAACCATGGATAAAAGCCAAAGTCCTAGTGAAGAACTACCCACAGATTAGAAAAGTATTTGATTCTAAATATTTTGCAAATGCCAAattaaaatatgttgtttttattcATAATCAGTGATTCGAAGTCAAGAGTTTCATGGTGTACTGGCATTTGATTGTCATAATCAAAGCAGTGCTTTATGGGATGCAAATGTAATTTGCTTTAATTGAAAGTAGAGTAAACATTGTCTTGTCTTTTTTATGATGTGATTCGTTTGGTAGCTGGTTGATTTTGATTCATGCCATCAGTCTTTTAACTGAAGATGAATGCTTTAGAAGCACGACTGCTCAAAGTGCACTGCTACACTCTAGAGTGCCAAGAAAATTAGTAAAAATAGCCAtcctaatttaataaaaaatataccttTCTGTTGGCACAGATTAGTAATACTGCAgtttataatcataataaaagGAACATTTCTGTTGGAAATGAACCGTCATGTATAAGGTATTCTTTAATTTAAGTTTCATTAGTTATATGCTGATGATCAGTAAGTAATTTGCATAATGATTTGCATTAACAGAGGTAATTTACATGAAGAAgttttaaaggtacagtagcacaGTGTTACAAATGACACAGTCAACCTACACAAGGTTGTCTTTTCTATGTAAATCTTTTAACAAGAATGTTGGCTAAAATGGAAAATCATTTGGTTTATATTTTTGATGTTAAACATCAGATATAATTTGTCAGATTGCACAATATTTTAATGTGTAGAGACTAATTGTGTGTCTGGTTAGGACACTGTTTAAAGGTCAGAGCGAGGGTGAAAAAAGGACTTGTGAAATGACTGTTTTTGTGGCAAGAAGCCTTGAATTTCAGGGAAAAGAAGAATATGTCTCCTTTATGCAAAAATAACAGATATGAATGGCTCCTACATAGAGGATTTGGTTACACTTTAGCTCGGGGaccgattctcactattaacaattaactatgacttttgccttagtaaactccttatttgctgcgtattaatagttagtaagttagttgttaagtttaggtataggGTGCAATATTGGATCTAAAATATGGACCTGCAGTACTAAAAAacgctagtaatatgcatgctaataagcaactagttaatagtaagaattggtctATAAATTAGTGTTAACAagaatttttcatattttaaactttatagtTGCAACCAAAGTGAAATGAATAGCTCTTTCCAACCAGCTTCACATTTTGTGCCAGCATGAACTGAGCTGTGTTTTCAGCACTTGAAAcatttatatctgttatttttgtttttcttccctGATTTCTTCGGTTGCTCTGGCAATGGTGAAGGATGGAGAGCACGGCAAAACGCAGATGGTAAATAAACTCACCTTCAATAATGCTTTTGCTTCCAGTTTCAGGCGACCCACAATACACCTGTGTTAAAATGCTTTTGTCTTTAGTAATAATTTCTAGTATAGCAACACTGACTCAATGAAGCTCTATTACAGCAGGAAAAGAAATCACCTACAGACATCGTCAgaaattaactgttttttattaaGGGCCAATATTGCCAGCTGGACTTGGGATTTTCAAGAGCATTTACCTTTATCAGGAGATTATATATGTACAGTAATATATAGAATTGCAATTGCAACCGCACTCGCACCTctgttaatgtatatatttttattataatttgtcaCTTGCGGTGTCATTTTTCACGCAGTTAATTTCTGACCCTTGCCAAAAGCATGTTAACTGCACTAGTTATTAGTCACTAGTTTGCATCCTGATAATCATCATATTGCACATTGCACTTGGCTTGATTTTGCTTGCACCACAGCTAGTTCCTCTGAGTTTCTGTATGACTGCATTAGTATCGATCGGTTTTGCAGATGTGTCTTGACCATGACTAATGGAAAGACACTTGAGTCAGAGTGCTTCAAGCCTGCTAAACATGTTTGAGCGTGACATTATTGTTTTATTCTGacctttaataaaaagaaatggctGGGAGCGGTGGTCTGCGGGATGAAGATAAGGGTACATTGGCTTTTGTGAATTTTTCCTTGACTTTGCTTCAGCACAGAAAAATCGACTGCGTTGAAAGGCAGACAGAAATGGATTTCAAAGCTCTGTTTGTAAGGTGTTAAGTAAAACAAAGTCAGGCTAATCGAGGTATAATCCAATTAAAGGACGCTGTCGAGAAGCATCAGACAGGAAGTAGTTGATTGACATGCAGAGTATGAAGTCACACTGTTCTCACTGTAAGTGAATCCAGTCACTCTTAATATTCCAAGGTAGTGCTAGCCAGAGCAACAGATTAATTTAACCACAAATCTAACAAATTTGAGTGAGTTTTAtggtaaaaaatgaaaatacagcTCTCTGTTGTCACAGTTCCATGCCGTCAGTCTCTGAATTCTCtggtaatatttattaaataaaatgtaaaaatagaaattAGAGAAGGTTCTGTATAGCTTCTTACTATAACGTCCTGGCAATGTTTTGGTTGCTGAAAAATAGATAAAGGGGCACAGATACCGCTTTTAGTTGCACTGAATACTGTATGTGGCTTTTATATGCTTCGATGTGCTTCAAAATGAACAATTCTGCAAGCTGGGTCTCTAAAGACTGTGGGATGGCATGTTCTCCACACCAAATAGAGAAATCCTCAAAGGTCTTTGGCTGAGTGGTTGGCAGTCGACTGGTTGAGGTGGCGTTTGATTATTCATCTGTTTTGGCTTATGATTCTGTACTAATTCCAAACATGTCTCTCTTGGAAGAGCTTTTTCAAAGCTTTTTGAAGTTTTGGATACTCTCGAATAGGAATGAATAAAGATGTGATGGTTCTGCTGGCATGGAGCTGGAATGGAGCTCATTGGGATATTTCAGCCAAAACTATAATTATTGCATAacacatacataatatatgtgtgtgtgtgtgtgtgtgtgtgtttattattattattggtcacactttatttctttattttaaggtccagttctcactattaacaaaccattaactatgacttttgcctcaataatctcttaatttgctgcttattaatagttattaaggtTAGTTGATAAATTttggtattgggtaggattagggattttGAATATGGTCGgtcagaatatgtgctttattagtactaataaacagccaatatgttaataataggcatgctaataagcaactagttaatagtgagaattggtccgtAAACTAAAGTgaccttattattatttttaccatCTTTTCAGTCTCTGAAATTAATAAGATTTAGTAGCCAGGATGGAAGTTAATAAACTAGATTATGACACATTCGATGTATCCATTGGATTTTACCTTATTAAccgaaataatgttatttttcattgatttttcaccccaaagataaaaaaaaaatcattaaagcaagctttttttattaatcaGGTTTCATATTTCATAGTGTTTCATATTTAATCATCTCAGTGTTGCATTGGATTTTAGTGAGACCATTAGATCAGGCTCAAGCCAGCTTTAGCTAGTTTTAATTTTACCTTTTAGCTTTAAAACAGTTGTAACCTTAACCAGTCAACTAACACAGAAGTATATGGATTCAGTTGTCACTTTACCAGTCTGGGTTTTTTTGGGATGTGGTAATGTAAAGGAAACCATCAGAGTTGCTTATTGTAACTTTAAATCCTTTCAACTGTTTCACCATAAAGCTGTGAGTAATACCCATATTTGTTCCAGGGCAACACAACTATCTCTGCGCTGGAAGGAATGATTGCATCATCGACAAGATAAGAAGGAAAAACTGCCCGGCGTGCCGCTTTCGCAAGTGTCTTCAGGCCGGCATGAACTTGGAAGGTGAGGATGCTCTGATAGCTTGACGAGTGGTTTATATGACCTTTATGTGCCACTCCACAGGGGAGCAAGCCAGGATGCAATTAGGAAAGACAGTCAAGAGGAATTTGAGTTTCCCAAAAATAATTTACTCCCCATCATGACCTTCCACTTGTGTTTGTTCTCAGAAGATCCAGACTGAGTAGTTTTGAAGGAgagatgcattttttaaattggtACACGTCAACGTTCATGAAATGTTGACAAACCAAATGTCATCAAATAATTTATAGTTTTCAATTTATCAAACAACTGAGTTCCAGTTTCCGCTTTTTTATGTGTATTACTCATTCTACAAATCATGATTCTTTGCTCTTTCCATATGCTGTATGCATTTTTTTCCAGTCCACGGTCTTAAGTAGGTGGTGGAAACATGATGAGACCAAAGACTATGTGTGCAGATTTTCCTTCATACACAAAAGATGAAGGAATGTATGAAATGGCCTGAAGCTTTAAGAACATGCAGTAATGCCTCTTTGACAGTGTGCTGATGTACTTCACAGTTATTGGACAGAGGTCATCCATCTCTGTGAAAGGCTTTCAAATTGTGGATGATTTATTTGCGTGAAGCAccaaacaggaaaaaaaagaccTTGATTCACTAGCTGCAAACTAAATCCGGGGTTCTACCAGAGAGGCTTttagttgccatagaaacatttatggcagaaaattaaaaaaatgagacATTGTGTTTGATGGTAAGCTCTCAATCAGTGATTTTACGAGAGGAAACCTCTCAAAACACAGAGGCATATGTGACCCAGGTCATTCATATTTATAGGTTGTAatctgttgtttatattgctttaaaatgaatagtaatattaatgatagaatagcaaaataaaatgtttttattttactgtgaatcagaaaaaaaaaaaaaaaatatatatatatatatatatatatatatacataaagtcAAAGCTAAAATTAGACACCagatatcatttttatatttttgtactagtgggtgcaggacagtATAGTTAATTTATGTGaggaaaataaagtaaactgtgacatattatgcccaaacattcttcatacagtggactaccagtaaaactgatacaAATCTAGGACACTTTGACCTGAACATGTTTTGCTTTATTGTTATCTGACGTTATCAAGATCTATTTGTTCTGACTCAGTTTAACTCTGTGTTCTTGTCATTGTCTTGTCTTGTatgttattaccattttctaaactttaGTGAATAAACTGTGGTAATGTGTGAAATGCTAAAGGTGTcagaataaattttggtttgattatatatgtgtgtgtgtatgtatatatatatatatacagtacagaccaaaagtttggacacaccttctcattcaaagagttttctttattttcatgactatgacaattgtagattcacactgcattagggctgggacaacgcgtcgaggtcatcgatgacatcGACGCAAAAAACaggtcgacgcaaaatatgcgcatcgattcgtcgacctgtttttatttctctaaaaaacgtttgcaaaactgtcaaagccttattggatcggtgagtgacagtgacagggcgcgcacgagagagagccccggctgcgcacgcactcacagtcttcaaacaacacgagcgcttcttgctctctctcgcccttgtgcatattaatcaaaatcattaaacacgatagaaaaaggagcgaaacaccaaagtttcagtttttggaaaagcactctctgtattagcttaaagcccctcaagtttacattggttactgtattcttttaattgctctaaacaagta from Carassius carassius chromosome 47, fCarCar2.1, whole genome shotgun sequence harbors:
- the LOC132130768 gene encoding E3 SUMO-protein ligase ZBED1-like, with amino-acid sequence MRFSNRYVRDLRWARDASERAENSAATTFHPVSSSLTCSAMASASTEQSVTDTAATLISKRNSTSVVWNYFGFKKEDAAQLQVLCRACRAPVATSRGNTTNLFQHLKKYHKSMYDSCMTKIPSTSAPDRPNTSRQGSLTEMFESVTPYERNSKRHGEITRAITEFIAKDMMPLSTMTKPGFVALTYTLDKRYNIPSRTYFSQTAIPELYKKCKEKVAAEVKTVEFFASTTDMWSSRTAEPYQSLTVHFIDEDFNLRARCLQTTYFPDDHTGENIAAGLREGLASWDLHEENHVCITTDNASNMVLAARLNEWTRLQCFGHRLHLAIENALKDDRVSRATALCRKLVGHFSHSWKKKAALMEAQRELKLPEHNLITECPTRWGSKEMMIARVLEQAKAISQVLSGDRYARSLIPTWQDIDVLESIHKALHPLLEFTDALSGEEYVSISYLKPVLHLFATSVLAEDAEDTDLTKSIKTKVLAYLNNKYGDPNIQELLDVACFLDPRFKIQYISTDNIPAIKTRLKTEMVDLAQRTYHREKRSRTETVQMPQSAQPLGEKAKRSLGSFFKTSAASPSLPVEDVAEAELNNYLMTPTIDGEDDPLAWWRVHKISYPQLCIMARKYLCVPATSAPSERLFSTGGNIVTCTRSSLKPAKVNILVFLAKNL